Part of the Thermococcus barossii genome is shown below.
AGATAATTAATAGGAGGGCTGGTTGATGGCGAGGAAAGGAGCCAAGAGGCACCTTAAGAGGCTTGCCGCTCCGAATCAGTGGTACATCTCAAGGAAGACCTACAAGTGGGCGGTCAGACCGAGGCCGGGTCCGCACAGCATGAGGACCTCAATTCCGCTGCTCTACATAGTCAGGGACTACCTCGGCTACGCCAAGACCGCCCGCGAGGCGAGAAAGATACTCAACGAGGGCAAGGTCCTCGTTGATGGGCGCGTTAGGAAGGACTACAAGTTCCCGGTCGGAATCATGGACGTCGTTTCAATCCCCGAGACCGGCGAGCACTACAGGGTTCTTCCGAACAGGATTGGCAAGCTCATACTCCACCCGATAAGCGAGAAGGAAGCCAACATCAAGCCGCTCAGGATAAGCAACAAGCGCATGGTCAAGGGAGCCAAGGTTCAGCTCAACCTCCACGACGGAAGCAACCACCTGGTCACCATGGACGAGAAGGACAAATACAGGACTGCCTACACCGTCCTGATGAAGGTTCCTGACAGGGAGGTCATCGAGGTCATCCCGTTCGAGGTTGGAGCCTACGTCTTCGTTACCCAGGGTAAGAACGTTGCCAGGAAGGGTAAGGTCGTCGAGGTCAGGCAGTTCCCGATGGGATGGCCGGACGTCGTCACCATCGAGGACGAGAACGGCGAGCTCTTCGACACCCTGAAGGAATACGCCTTCGTCGTTGGTAAGGAGAAGCCGGAGATTTCCCTTCCGTGAGGTGAGATGAGATGCAGATCAACAGAGAGGCAATCCTTGCAGACTGGGAAGCTCACCCGATGAGGAAGCCCAGGATTGCGAAGGTCACGATAAACATTGGAGTTGGCGAGAGCGGTGAGAGGCTCACCAAGGCAGAGAAGATGCTTGAGGGGCTTGTTGGCCAGAAGCCGGTAAGGAGGCGCGCAAAGCAGACCAACAAGGACTTCGGAATCAGGCGCGGCGAGCCGATAGCGGTCAAGGTTACCCTCCGCGGCGAGAAGGCGGAGGAGATGCTCAGGAGACTCCTGGCTGCGGTTGACAACAGGCTCAAGGCGAGCAACTTCGACGAGCACGGCAATTTCTGCTTCGGTATCGACGAGCACATCAACATCCCCGGCGTCGAGTACGACCCTGAGATAGGCATCTTCGGTATGGACGTCTGCGTCACCCTCGAGAGGCCCGGATTCCGCGTGGCCAAGAGGAAGAGGCAGAGGAAGAAGATACCGAACAGGCACAAGCTGACCAAGGAAGAAGGTATCGTCTTCGCTATGGAGGAGTTTAAGGTTACCGTGGAGGGATTGTGAGATGGCGAAGGCTGACTACAACAAAAGGAAGCCCAGGAAGTTTGGGAAGGGTGCGAGAAGGTGCATGCGCTGCGGCCAGTACGGCCCCATCATCAGGATACACGGCCTTATGCTCTGCAGGCACTGCTTTAGAGAGATAGCCCCCAAGCTGGGCTTTAAGAAGTACGAGTGAGGTGAGAGGAGATGACTTTGCTTGACCCGCTGGCAAACGCGCTTTCGCACATAACCAACAGCGAGAGGGTCGGAAAGAAGGAGGTCTACCTCAAGCCGGCCTCCAAGCTCATGGGAGAGGTTCTCCGCGTCATGCAGGAGAACGGCTACATCGGCGAGTTCGAGTTCATAGACGACGGAAGGGCAGGCATCTACAGGGTGCAGCTCATAGGAAAGATCAACAAGGCTGGAGCCATAAAGCCGAGGTTCCCTGTCAAGGCCAGGGAGTACGAGGCCTGGGAGAAGAGGTTCCTTCCGGCCTTCGAGTTCGGTATCCTCATAGTCTCGACCTCTCAGGGTGTCATGACCCACAAAGAGGCCATCGAGAAGGGAATCGGCGGAAGGCTGATAGCCTACGTCTACTGAGGTGAGAGAGATGCCGATAGACGCGTGGGTAAGGGAAGAGGTTGAGATTCCAGAGGGAGTCGAGGTCACCGTTGAGAACAACGTCGTCAAGGTCAGGGGTCCCAAGGGCGAGCTCGAGAGGGAGCTCAGGTATCCTGGCGTTCAGATCTTCACCGAGGACGGCAAGGTCGTCGTCTTCAAGGAGTTCCCGAGGAAGCGTGACATAGCCATAGCTAGGACCTTCAAGGCCCACATAGCCAACATGATCAGGGGTGTCACCGAGGGCTTCACCTACAAGCTCAAGGTTGTCTACAGCCACTTCCCCATGACCGTCAAGGTTCAGGGAGATGAAGTCGTCATCGAGAACTTCCTCGGTGAGAAGAACCCGAGGAGGGCCAAGATACTGCCCGGCGTTACCGTCAAGGTCATGGGTTCAGAGGTTATCGTCGAGGGCATTGACAAGGAGGCAGTCGGTCAGACCGCGGCAAACATCGAGCAAGCAACGAGGATAACCAAGTGGGACAGGCGTGTCTTCCAGGATGGAATTTACATCGTTGAGAAGGCTGGTAAGCCGATAAAGTTCTGAGGTGTGAGAAATGAACGAGAAGGCGAGACTCCTTAGGATAAGGGCGAAGATCAAGAGGAAGAAGCCCCGCTTCCTTCGCCAGGAGTGGTGGCGCTATCCGAAGTTCAAGAACGACCCGAAGTGGCGCAGGCCGAAGGGAATCGACAGCAAGATGAGGCTCAAGAAGAAGGGCAAGGCCCGCTCACCGAGCATAGGCTGGAGCTCACCGAGGCTCGTTAGGGGGCTCCACCCGAGCGGCTACGAGGAAGTCCTCGTCCACAACGTCAGGGAGCTTGAGGCCATAGACCCGACCAGGCAGGCGGCGAGGATAGCCGGAACCGTTGGTGCCAGGAAGAGAGAGGCTATACTTGCCAGGGCGAAGGAGCTCGGTGTGAAGGTTCTTAACGCGAGGTGAGACTCATGCTCAAGATGCAGAGAAGGATTGCCGCTGATTTGTTGAAGTGCGGTGAGAACAGGGTCTGGATCGACCCTGAGAGGATTGACGACGTTGCGGCTGCCATCACCAGGGAGGACATCAAGAGGCTAATCAACGACGGCGTCATCAAGAAGAAGCCCGTTAAGGGCCAGAGCAGGGCCAGGGCAAGGGCCTTCCAGGAGGCCAGGAAGAAGGGCCGCCACAGGGGCCCGGGAAGCAAGAAGGGTAAGAAGACCGCCAGGATGGGCAAGAAAGAGCGCTGGATGATGACGATAAGGGCCCTCAGGAAGGAGCTCAGGAAGCTCAAGGCCGAGGGCAAGCTCGACGAGCACACCTACAGGAGGCTCTACATCCGTGCCAAGGGCGGCCAGTTCAAGAACAAGAGGCAGCTCTACATGTTCATGCAGGAGCACGACATACTGAAGGAGTGAGGTGAGAGAAATGGCACACGGACCGAGGTATAGGGTTCCGTTCAGGAGGAGGAGAGAGGGCAAGACTAACTATCACAAGAGGCTTGCCCTGCTTAAGTCGGGCAAGCCGAGGCTCGTCGTTAGGAAGAGCCTCAACCACCACATAGCTCAGATCGTCGTTTACGACCCGAAGGGTGACAGGACGATAGTTTCAGCTCACACCAGGGAGCTCATGAGGGACTTCGGCTGGAAGGGCCACGGAGGAAACACCCCATCGGCTTACCTGCTCGGTCTCCTCATCGGCTACAAGGCCAAGAAGGCCGGAATCGAGGAGGCCATACTCGACATAGGCCTCCACCCGCCGACCAGGGGTTCGAGCATATTCGCCGTCCTCAAGGGTGCAGTTGATGCCGGACTGAACGTCCCGCACAGCGAGGAGATATACCCCGAGGACTACAGGATAAACGGCGAGCACATAGCGAACTACGCCAAGACCCTCAAAGATGAAGATGAGGAGCGCTATAGGAAGCAGTTCTCGGGATACCTCGTCAAGGGCCTTGAGCCCGAGAAGCTCCCCGAGCACTTTGAGGAGGTCAAGGCGAGGATAATCGAGAAGTTTGAGGAGGCGAGAGAATGAGCGACCCGAGGGAGATTGCCCAGAGGGTTTTGGAGGAGTGGGAGCCGAGGACCAAGCTCGGCATGCTCGTCAAGGAGGGGCAGATAACTGACATTCACGAGATATTCCGCAAGGGATACCAGATAAAGGAGCCGGAGATAGTTGATGTGCTCCTTCCCGAGGTGAACCTCAGGGAGAACCAGGAGGTCCTCGACATAGCCCTCACCGTCAGGATGACTGACAGCGGCAGAAGGATCCGCTTCCGCGTTCTCGCGGCAGTTGGCAACAGGGACGGCTACGTCGGCCTCGGAATCGGCCACGGCAAGGAGGTTGGAATAGCCATCAGGAAGGCCATCAACTACGCCAAGATGAACATCATCGAGATCAAGCGCGGCTGTGGCTCCTGGGAGTGCAGGTGCAGGAGGCCACACTCGATTCCCTTCGCCGTCGAGGGCAAGGAAGGAAGCGTCCGCGTCAAGCTCATGCCGGGACCGCGTGGCCTTGGACTGGTCATCGGTGACGTCGGCAAAAAGATACTCAGCCTCGCCGGCGTCCAGGACGTCTGGTCCCAGAGCCTGGGTGAGACAAGGACAACAGTCAACTTCGCCAAGGCCGTCTTCAACGCGCTCTACAACACCAACCGCGTCGCAATTCAGCCGGGCATGGAAGAGAAGTACGGTATCATCGTCGGAAGGGAGATGCCGACGAGCTTTGAGCTGGAGTGAGGTGAGAGAGGATGGCAAAGCTCGCACTCATCAGGCTTAGGAGCGGGATCAGGGCGAGGGGTGAAGTTAGGGACACCCTCGCCATGCTCCGCCTCCACAGGATCAACCACCTCGTCCTCGTTGACGACAACCCGAGCTACAAGGGAATGGTTCAGAAGGTCAAGGACTACATCACCTGGGGCGAGATAGACAAGGAAACCCTCGCCAAGCTCCTCAGGAAGAGGGGCAGGCTCATCGGCAACAGGCCGATAACTGACGAGTACGTCAAGGAGAAGCTTGGAATGACCATCGAGGAGTTCGCTGAGAAGGTCGTCAACGGCGAGATGAAGCTCACCGACCTGCCAAACATCAAGCCGGTCTTCAGGCTCCACCCGCCGAGGGGTGGCCTCAAGGGCAGCAAGAAGCGCTCCTTCAAGGAAGGTGGAGCGCTCGGCTACCGTGGCGAGAGAATAAACGACCTCATTGAGAGAATGCTCTGAGGTGGCGAGAGATGATAAGGAGAAAGAAGAAGGTTAGGAAGCTCCGCGGAAGTCACACTCACGGATGGGGCTGCAAGAAGAAGCACCGCGGTGGCGGTAGCAAGGGCGGTAAGGGAATGGCCGGAACCGGTAAGAGGAAGAACACCAAGTGGACCTGGACCATCAAGTACGCCCCTGACCACCTTGGAAAGCGCGGCTTCCACAGGCCAAAAGCAGTTCAGTACACTCCCAAGACCATAAACCTCAGCGACATAGACGAGAACCTCACACTCTTCCTCGACATGGGCGTCGCCTACGAGGAGGAGGGGAAGATAGTCGTTGACGTCACCCAGCTCGGCGTCGACAAGGTTCTCGGAACCGGCAAACTCACCAAGCCCATTACCATCAAGGCCTACTACGTCACCCCGAAGGCTGAGGAGAAGATCAAGGCCGCTGGCGGCGAGGTTCTCCTCGCCTGATTCCCTTTAATTTAAGTTTTGGCGGGTGTTAATCATGGGGTTCAGAAACGTAGTGTTTGCGATTGAAAGGTACTTCCCAGAGGTTGAGCGGCCCAAGAGGCACGTGCCGCTCAAGGAGAAGTTCATGTGGACGGGAATCGTTCTACTACTGTACTTCATCCTCGCTGAGATTCCACTCTATGGAATTCCTGCGCAGATCCAGGACTACTTCGCCACGCTCAGGTTCGTCCTCGCCGGAAGGAGCGGTTCTCTTCTGACGCTCGGTATCGGGCCGATCGTCACCGCGAGTATTATCATGCAGCTTCTCGTCGGTTCCGAGATAGTTCACCTTGATCTCTCCAATCATGAGGATAGAAGGTTTTATCAGGCCGCTCAGAAGCTTTTCGCCGTATTCATGAGCTTCTTCGAAGCAGCCATCTACGTCTTCGCCGGTGCATTCGGTAGGGTTGATACCAGCCTTGGCGCCTTCCAGACAGTCACAACACCCGCCGGTGAGGCGTACATAGGACTCGGTCTGGCGATACTCATCATACTTCAGCTTGGATTCGCCTCCGTGATGCTCATCCTTCTGGATGAGCTAGTTAGCAAGTGGGGCATCGGAAGCGGTATCAGTCTCTTCATCGCCGCGGGTGTTTCCCAGACCGTTATCACAAAGGCTCTGAACCCGGCAACGACCCCGGACTACATCGACCCCGTCACGGGAGGCCCCGCGATAATAGGTGCCATCCCGGCCTTCATACAGCACCTGTTCTACGGCGACCTAACCGGAGCCCTCTACAGAGGGACGCTGCCCGACATGATGGATTTGCTGGCGACGATAGTCGTCTTCCTGGTGGTTGTCTATCTGGAGAGCATGCGCGTCGAGATACCCCTGAGCTATGGCCGCGTCACAGTCCGCGGAAGGTATCCGATAAGGTTCATGTACGTCAGCAACATACCGATCATCCTGACCTTTGCACTCTACTCCAACATTCAGCTCTGGGCCAGGCTCCTCAACAACTTCGGCTACACCTTCCTTGGAACTTTCGACGAGAACGGCTACCCGCTTACCGGGTTCGTCACGTACCTTTACCCGCCAAGGGACATCTACCACGTCATAGCAGACCCAGGAAGGGCGTTGGTCTATGCGTTGATGACAATATTCTGGGCGATACTCTTCGGATTCCTCTGGGTTGAGCTAACCGGCCTCGACGCCAAGAGCATTGCCAGACAGCTCCAAAGCGCGGGACTTCAGATACCGGGATTCAGACGCGACCCGAGGATACTGGAGAGGGTGCTCAACAGGTACATACCCTACGTTACCTTCTGGGGCTCCTTCACACTGGCGCTGGTCGCAGTCCTGGCTGACTTCCTTGGGGCACTCGGTACAGGAACGGGAATCCTCCTTACGGTGGGCATACTCTACAGGTTCTACGAGGAGATAGCTAGGGAACAGGCAACGGAGATGTTCCCAGCTTTGAGGAAGTTCTTCACCAAGTGAGTCTTTTCTTTTCTTTCACAAAACCTTTTAAACCCGGTTCGATTACTTCTTCCAGAACCTCCTTGGGTGAGCGTGATGCCGTTTGTGGTCATGATAACAGGAATTCCAGGGGTGGGGAAGAGCACCATAACCCGGCTGGCCCTCAGGAAGACAAAGGTTAGGTTCAGGCTCGTCAACTTCGGCGACCTGATGTTTGAGGAGGCCGTTACAGCAGGGCTTGTTAGTCACAGGGACGAGATGAGGAAATTGAACCCAGAGATACAGAAGGAGCTCCAGATGAAAGCTGCGAGGAGGATAGTGGAGATGTCCAAGAGCGAGCCAGTGCTCATAGATACCCACGCCACCATCAGGACCCCTGTGGGGTATCTCCTCGGCTTCCCCAGGGAGGTTATAGAGGTCATAAACCCTAACTTCATAGTCATAATCGAAGCCACGCCGAGCGAGATACTCGGAAGGCGCCTCCGCGACCTGAAGCGCGATAGGGACGTTGAGACGGAGGAGCAGATACAAAGGCACCAGGACCTGAACCGTGCCGCTGCCGTGAGTTACGCCATGCACTCGAACGCGCTTATTAAGATAATCGAGAACCATGAGGATAAGGGCCTCGAAGAGGCCGTTCATGAGCTTGTTGAAGTACTTAACCTGGCGGTGGGAGAGTATGATTGAGGGGATATACGCTTTCCTTGACGATCTGTTCGGGCCCATGATACAGGCCCACCATCCGATAGTGGTGGTCACTGTTGCGGGCATAATGCTGGGCGGGCTCTTCACCCTGCTGAACTACGTTCTGGTCGACCAGAACAAGGTCAAGATGCTCCAGAAGAAGAGCAAGGAGTTCCAGAAGAAGTACAAAGAAGCCCAGGCCGCAAAGGATGAGAAGAAGCTCAAGAAGCTCCAGCAGGAGCAGATGGAACTCATGAAGCTTCAGAGCGAGGTCATGAAGGATACAATGTTCAAGGTCACCCTGCTGACGCTGCCGATATTCTGGATTTTCTTTGGCTGGCTTAGGAGATGGTACGTTGAGGTCGGCATAGTGAAGTCGCCCTTCAACTTCTTCCTCTTCGACTGGTTCCACAGGCTCTATCACTCCGGACTGCCCGCGAACGAGCTCGGTTACGTTGGCTGGTACATAATGACGTCGATGATAACCGGTTACATCCTCAGGAAGCTCCTCGACATGGGTTAAATTTAAAAACACTCCGAAAATAGGGGTTGCGAGGTGAGAGAAATGAAGCCGATGTACAGGTCTAGGTCATGGAGAAGGAAGTATGTCAGGACTCCGGGCGGAAGGACGGTTATACACTTCGAGCGCAGAAAGCCGAAGGTTGCCCACTGTGCCATGTGCGGAAGGCCCCTCAACGGCGTTCCGCGCGGCAGGCCGAGCGAGATCAGGAAGCTCCCGAAGACGGCAAAGAGGCCCGAGAGGCCCTACCCGAACCTCTGCCCGAGCTGCATGAGGAAGGTCATGAAGGCGCAGGTAAGGGCCGGCATAGCCCTCTGAAGGTGTAATCATGCCGAAGGGCTGCCTCGTGATAACCGTCAGCGGTCTGGCCGGTTCGGGAACGACGACGCTCTGCAGGAACCTGGCCAGGCACTACGGGTTCAAACACATCTATGCTGGGCTCATCTTCCGGCAGATGGCCAAGGAAATGGGCATGACTCTGCAGGAGTTTCAGGAGTATGCGGAGCTCCACCCCGAGATTGACCGCGAGGTTGACAGGAGGCAGGTGGAGGCAGCCAGGGAGTGCAACGTCGTTATTGAGGGTCGGCTTGCGGGTTGGATGGTGAAGGATGCCGATCTGAAGATATGGCTCGACGCTCCGATAATGGAGCGCGCCAGAAGAGTTGCCCGGCGCGAGGGCATAACCGTTGAGGAGGCCTTCGTGCAGATTGCCGAGCGCGAGAAGGGTAACAGGAAAAGGTATTTAAACCTCTACGGTATTGACATCGACGACAAGTCGATTTACGACTTGATAATCAACACCGCTAAATGGGGTCCCGATGGGGTCTTCGCGATCGTGAAGGCCGCCATCGACCACCTTTACCCCGACGGTGACGCGGGGTCGGGTGCAAACCCGGGCAACAAAAGATAAGGAGGTGGGATGAATGCCAGCTATGGACGTTGGAAGGCTTGCCGTTATAATCGCCGGAAGGAGGGCCGGAGAGAAGGTCGTCGTCGTTGACGTCATCGACAGGAACTTCGTCCTCGTTACCGGCGCCGGCCTCAACAAGGTCAAGCGCAGGAGGATGAACGTCAAGCACCTTGAGCCCCTTCCTGAGAAGGTCAACATCGAGCGCGGCGCCGACGACGATGCAGTCAAGGCCGCCCTTGAGCAGGCTGGAATCAGCCTTGAGTGAATTGCCGAGGCCTTCTGGCCTCTCCTTACTTCCCAACGCTTTTAAGCTCCTTTTCGAGACTTTTCTTGGTGATGTGATGAAGACTGCGCTTGTTACCGGTGCCACAGGTGGTATCGGAAGGTTTCTCGTCAAGGGGCTCATAGAGAATGGATATCACGTTATAGGTGTCGCCAGAAGCGAAGAGAAGTTGGAGGAACTGGGGTCATTGGGAAATTTTGACTACATTGTGGCCGACTTAAGGGAGGGGAAAGCTTCTAGGGTTGTCAGAGATGGTCTGGAAGAACTTGGAATTAAGCGGCTTGACGTTCTCATAAACAACGCTGGCTTCGGAATACTGAAGCCTCTACTTGAGCAAACTGAAGACGAGCTGGAGGAGATTTTTAGGGTGAACACGATAGCCCCCGTGGCTCTAACAAAAGGGCTCTTGGACTTAATCCCTCAGGGTGGCAAGGTTGTGATTGTCTTGAGCGGTGTGGTTTTCGTGAACGTGAGGGAGTTTCCCTCATATGGAGCATCAAAGGCGGCCCTCCACTACCTCTCCGTTAACTTAGAGCGCGAACTGGTCAAAAGAAGGATAACCCTCATACGGGTCTATCCCAAGCAGGTTTCAACCCCTTTCTGGAACGGACGGGTTCCAAAGGGCGCACTTTGCCCAGAGGATGTTGCCAAGGCGATAATGAAGGCCATCGAGAGCGGCAAGCGCGAGGTATTTGTGCCTGGTTATATGAAGCTTGTAAAGTACCTTCCCCGCTGGCCAGTTTTCACTTATCGCTTCAAGTTCTGAGGGCAGGTTTATAAAGCCGTAGTGGAAACTTAGGGCGATAACGCTCACCGGGTGATGTTCATGGCGAGGGACGAAGTGAGGAGAATCCTTCCTGCTGACATAAAGCGAGAGGTTCTGGTTAAAGATGAAAAGGCCGAGACGAATCCGAAGTGGGGCTTCCCGCCGGAGAAGAGACCGATGGAGATGCACATGCAGTTCGGTATAATCAACCTCGATAAGCCTCCTGGACCGACGAGCCACGAGGTCGTTGCGTGGATTAAGAGGCTCTTCGACCTCAGCAAAGCGGGCCATGGGGGAACACTCGACCCAAAGGTCAGCGGTGTTCTTCCCGTCGCCCTTGAAAGGGCCACAAGGGTGGTTCAGGCACTGCTCCCTGCTGGAAAGGAATACGTCGCCCTCATGCACCTTCATGGGGATGTTCCGGAGGACAAAATCCGCGCGGTGATGAGGGAGTTTGAGGGAGAGATAATCCAGAGGCCGCCCCTGAGGAGTGCGGTTAAGAGACGCTTAAGGACGAGGAAGGTGTACTACATCGAGATACTCGAGATAGACGGAAAGGACGTGCTCTTCCGCGTTGGAGTTGAGGCGGGAACCTACATCCGCTCACTAATCCACCACATAGGCCTTGCCCTTGGTGTCGGCGCCCACATGGCCGAGCTGAGGAGAACCAGAAGCGGCCCCTTCAAGGAGGACGAAACGCTGGTAACACTTCACGACCTCGTGGACTACTATCACTTCTGGAGGGACGACGGCATCGAGGAGTACTTCAGGAAGGCGATACAGCCTATGGAAAAAGCGGTTGAGCACCTCCCAAAGGTCTGGATTAGAGATTCTGCCGTTGCGGCGGTAACCCATGGTGCTGATTTAGCCGTTCCAGGTATAGTCAAGGTTCACAAGGGCATCAAGAGGGGCGACCTCATCGCGGTTATGACCCTCAAGGACGAGCTGGTTGCCCTCGGAAAGGCCGCCATGACGAGCGGCGAGATGCTTCAGAGGAGCAAGGGCATAGCCGTCGATGTAGACAAGGTCTTCATGCCGAGGGACTGGTATCCGAAGATGTGGTAGAAACTTTGCTCTGCAAAGTTTCATCAAAGTTGTGGCTCTTTCCCAAAGTTCCTTTTTTGAGTGGTTTCTTGATTAATGGGTTGTTTGAAAGGGAGAACTAAGTTAGGTACTCTTTTGCTGAGGTTTAGCTCTAAAAAGACGCCCGAAGGGCGTCAAAAGAAAAGCAAACCTATACAAAAGGGCCCCTACAAAAGGATTCTCACTTAAAACGTCGGGCTTTAAGTTGGAAACCAGCCCCTCAGGAGTAACGCAATGGAGGAGCTACAATTTTTGGTCAAGCTTTGCGCAAGCAAAGGTTGATAAACCCCTCAACGAACCACCGCACATGACCCACTACTACTCCGAAGAGCCAAACGTTCCGCTGAGGACTAAAACAATAGAGGTTTGCCTCAGGGGGCACTGCTTCAAGTTCATCACAGCGAGCGGTGTCTTCTCCTTCGGCAAGCTCGACAGGGGGACGGAGTTGCTCATAGAGAGCATGGTGCTTGAGGAGGGCTGGCACGTCCTCGATTTGGGCTGCGGCTACGGGGCGATTGGGATAGTGGCTTCTCGCTTCGTTGAATACGTGGTGATGACTGACGTGAACAGAAGGGCCATAAAAATGGCGAGGAAAAATTTAAAAATCAACGGCGTTAGAAACGCCGAGGTGAGATGGGGAAGCCTCTACGAGCCAGTTAGGGGCGAAAAGTTCGACGCAATCATCACTAACCCCCCGGTGCACGCGGGAAAGGAAATCCTGAGGGAAATAGTTATAAACGCTCCCCGGCATCTCAACGATGGAGGCCTCCTGCAGCTGGTGATTAAGACGAAGCAGGGGGCAAAGTATATTAAGGCTCTAATGGATGACCACTTCACCGAAGTGAGAGAGCTGGCGAAGGGGAGCGGCTACCGCGTGTATGCCGGGATCGCCTAGCCTGGGATGGCGCGGGCCTTGAGAGCCCGTGTCCGCTTGGACACCGGGGTTCAAATCCCCGTCCCGGCGCCAAAATCCTCTATGAAGGATTGAGATGGAGGTGTATTCGTAATGACGGACAACTTCAGACACATCGTCCGTGTAGCGGGAGTTGATTTGGACGGAAATAAGCAGTTGAGATGGGCCCTTACGGGCATCAGAGGCATAGGCATAAACTTCGCCACCATGGTGCTCAGGGTTGCAGGAATTGATCCGTATATGAAGACCGGTTACCTCACCGACGAGCAGGTCAAGAAGATTGAGAAGATACTGGAAGACCCGATTGCCCACGGCATTCCTGCCTGGGCAGTGAACAGGCCGAAGGACTACGAGACCGGTAAGGACATGCACCTCATTACAGCCAAGCTCGTCATGGCCTGGCGCGAGGACGTCAACAGGCTCAGGAGAATACGCGCTTACCGCGGCATAAGGCACGAGCTCGGCCTGCCGCTCCGCGGACAGAGGACTAGGTCGAACTTCAGGCACGGCTCGACCATTGGCGTGAGAAGGAAGAAGAAGTGAGGTGGTTTAGATGGGAGACCCGAAGAGGCAGAGGAAGAAGTACGAGACTCCCTCTCACCCCTGGATTAAGGAGAGGCTCGACCGCGAGAGAGTCCTCATGAGGAAGTACGCCCTCAAGAACAAGAAGGAACTCTGGCGCCACGAGACCCAGCTCAAGGAGTTCAGGCGTAGGGCCAGGCGCCTCCTTGCGGCGAGGGGCAAGCAGGCCGAGGTTGAGAGGGTTCAGCTTCTGCAGAGGCTCAACAGGCTCGGCCTTCTCCCGGCCGATGCAGTCCTGGATGACGTTCTCTCGCTCACCGTTGAGGACGTCCTTGACAGGCGCCTTCAGACCCTCGTTTACAAGAAGGGCCTCGCCAGGACCATCAGGCAGGCCAGGCAGCTCATAGTCCACGGCCACATCGAGGTCAACGGACAGATCATCCGCTCCCCGGGATACCTCGTTCTCAGGGAGGAAGAGGACGCCATAACCTATTCGAAGACCTCTCCTTTCGCGAAGGAGAGCCATCCCGAGAGGATGGTTATCGAACAGGCTAAGCAGGGTGAGGCCTCATGAGTGAGGAAGTTCAGCAGGTTAACCTCAAGAAGAAGGAGAAGTGGGGAGTTGCCCACATTTACTCCTCCTACAACAACACCATCATACACATCACCGACCTCACCGGGGCGGAGACGGTAAGCAGGTGGAGCGGTGGTATGGTCGTCAAGGCAGACAGGGACGAGCCCTCCCCGTACGCGGCAATGATAGCCGCCAGAAGGGCCGCTGAGGAGGCCATGGAGAAGGGCTTCGTCGGTGTTCACATCAAGGTTCGCGCTCCGGGAGGAAGCAAGAGCAAGAGCCCTGGACCTGGTGCCCAGGCGGCCATACGTGCGCTTGCCAGGGCCGGTCTGAGGATTGGAAGGGTTGAGGACGTCACCCCGATTCCGCACGACGGCACCAGGCCGAAGGGCGGAAGAAGGGGCAGGCGCGTCTGACCCCCAATAACTTCTTTTTTGGTGATGCCGATGGAGCCAAAGTTTCAGATTCTTGAGAAAAGGGAGGAC
Proteins encoded:
- the cmk gene encoding (d)CMP kinase; this encodes MPKGCLVITVSGLAGSGTTTLCRNLARHYGFKHIYAGLIFRQMAKEMGMTLQEFQEYAELHPEIDREVDRRQVEAARECNVVIEGRLAGWMVKDADLKIWLDAPIMERARRVARREGITVEEAFVQIAEREKGNRKRYLNLYGIDIDDKSIYDLIINTAKWGPDGVFAIVKAAIDHLYPDGDAGSGANPGNKR
- a CDS encoding adenylate kinase; protein product: MPFVVMITGIPGVGKSTITRLALRKTKVRFRLVNFGDLMFEEAVTAGLVSHRDEMRKLNPEIQKELQMKAARRIVEMSKSEPVLIDTHATIRTPVGYLLGFPREVIEVINPNFIVIIEATPSEILGRRLRDLKRDRDVETEEQIQRHQDLNRAAAVSYAMHSNALIKIIENHEDKGLEEAVHELVEVLNLAVGEYD
- the secY gene encoding preprotein translocase subunit SecY, whose amino-acid sequence is MGFRNVVFAIERYFPEVERPKRHVPLKEKFMWTGIVLLLYFILAEIPLYGIPAQIQDYFATLRFVLAGRSGSLLTLGIGPIVTASIIMQLLVGSEIVHLDLSNHEDRRFYQAAQKLFAVFMSFFEAAIYVFAGAFGRVDTSLGAFQTVTTPAGEAYIGLGLAILIILQLGFASVMLILLDELVSKWGIGSGISLFIAAGVSQTVITKALNPATTPDYIDPVTGGPAIIGAIPAFIQHLFYGDLTGALYRGTLPDMMDLLATIVVFLVVVYLESMRVEIPLSYGRVTVRGRYPIRFMYVSNIPIILTFALYSNIQLWARLLNNFGYTFLGTFDENGYPLTGFVTYLYPPRDIYHVIADPGRALVYALMTIFWAILFGFLWVELTGLDAKSIARQLQSAGLQIPGFRRDPRILERVLNRYIPYVTFWGSFTLALVAVLADFLGALGTGTGILLTVGILYRFYEEIAREQATEMFPALRKFFTK
- a CDS encoding SDR family NAD(P)-dependent oxidoreductase yields the protein MKTALVTGATGGIGRFLVKGLIENGYHVIGVARSEEKLEELGSLGNFDYIVADLREGKASRVVRDGLEELGIKRLDVLINNAGFGILKPLLEQTEDELEEIFRVNTIAPVALTKGLLDLIPQGGKVVIVLSGVVFVNVREFPSYGASKAALHYLSVNLERELVKRRITLIRVYPKQVSTPFWNGRVPKGALCPEDVAKAIMKAIESGKREVFVPGYMKLVKYLPRWPVFTYRFKF
- a CDS encoding 50S ribosomal protein L34e produces the protein MKPMYRSRSWRRKYVRTPGGRTVIHFERRKPKVAHCAMCGRPLNGVPRGRPSEIRKLPKTAKRPERPYPNLCPSCMRKVMKAQVRAGIAL
- a CDS encoding 50S ribosomal protein L14e; this translates as MPAMDVGRLAVIIAGRRAGEKVVVVDVIDRNFVLVTGAGLNKVKRRRMNVKHLEPLPEKVNIERGADDDAVKAALEQAGISLE
- a CDS encoding DUF106 domain-containing protein produces the protein MIEGIYAFLDDLFGPMIQAHHPIVVVTVAGIMLGGLFTLLNYVLVDQNKVKMLQKKSKEFQKKYKEAQAAKDEKKLKKLQQEQMELMKLQSEVMKDTMFKVTLLTLPIFWIFFGWLRRWYVEVGIVKSPFNFFLFDWFHRLYHSGLPANELGYVGWYIMTSMITGYILRKLLDMG
- a CDS encoding uL15m family ribosomal protein: MIRRKKKVRKLRGSHTHGWGCKKKHRGGGSKGGKGMAGTGKRKNTKWTWTIKYAPDHLGKRGFHRPKAVQYTPKTINLSDIDENLTLFLDMGVAYEEEGKIVVDVTQLGVDKVLGTGKLTKPITIKAYYVTPKAEEKIKAAGGEVLLA